The region TCCATCCCAGGCACAAGACTTTGCAGTTTGTCTGCATTGAACCTTAGGAGGTGTCCGTCAGCCCTTTTCTCCAGTTGGGCCAGGTGCCTGCACATCCACATCCACAGCTCCTGACGATTTAATATCATTGCAGacacctttttttgtttttttttttttgtttgtttgtttggtttttttcccaCACTTGCAGGGCTGGGAGCCCCCATTGTAGCCTGGCTCCTGCACAGCCCCTACATACTTGTCCGGCTGTTTCAGGAGGCTCCTGAGGCAGCAGGACATGGATGGGGGCTAGGAAATCACCCCCAGCCTCTTCTCACTCACCCTCAGCCTCTTCTCACTCATCTGGGGTGGGCAGCCTGGCCAGGGAGCTGGCAGCTGCCAGGCAGCATGTCAGGGGGGAAATGGAGCAGGGCGACTTTTTGGTTTCCCGAATGGCTTGGGCGCCTGCCAGGGTCTGCACTTGGCGAGCAAATGGGCAAGCAGCAACACCTGACCTGGCAGGTAGCAGCAGGTTGTGGGACTGGGTTGGAAATGAGAGCCCACAAACTCGAGACATGACAGAGGCCGTCTCTCCAGTTGCCCCCCACCTGGTGCAGTGATGGGCAGCTGGGAACAAGATAGGACACATCTGTAAAGGGGGGCTCGCTGCTTACAGGAATCCTCCCGCCTTCCTCTCCTCCGTCACCCATGTCCGACTGGCGGGCCGCATGCCAGGGTGGCCgaaactgaaagcaaagcatCCAGGGATAAATAGGAGTGTCTGAGGCACAAGGCAGCAGCGTGCGTCCTGCTCCCAAGGCTTGCAGAGCTCAGCACTCGTCCTGCCGGCCACTCGTGATGGCTCTCCGCCTCCTCCTGCCGCTgctcctgctggctgctgccctCCTGGTCTACGTGGCTCAAGGTGAGGGGGTGCAAACCCCTGGTGTCCAAACTTGGGGGGGGGATGGTGCAGGGGTCGGGGTGCTCTAAGGGCGCTGTCTGCACAGGGTGCCAAACCCCTGGGTGCAGGCTGCCAGCCGGAGGGCCTGGTGGGGTCTGCAGTGGGTTTCTGTGTGCGTATGGCTGGAGATGTGTGTACTGACTGCAGCGGGTTCCTCTGCGTGTGTGCGTCTGCGTGTCTGCGGTGCACGGTGCGCACACGGTGTCTGCAGTGCCTCCCCGTGCAgatatgcgtgtgtgtgtgtgtgtgcgtgcctgGCTGGCAGTGTTTACCTGTAGTGCTTGCACTGCCTGCCCGGGTAGGGGGTGCAGGTGGGTGTGCACGTGGCTGGAGTCGGCCTGTTGTTTGCGGTGCATCCACAGGTCGGGACGCGTGTGCACGGCTGCCTTGCGCCACGTGGGTAGCACTTTCCATGCGATGTGAATGCATGCGTGTGCATGCTGCATTAGCTCTTCCCCTGAGGACTGCCCCACTTAAATCAGGCcagggagaagcagcagttgtggctggcaggggcagtggcaCCTGGAGCAAAATGGCAGGGGCAGAAGAATGATTTTTGGCTCCTTTGCAAGGGGTCCATCTCTGCTTCAGTTTCCCTACCAGCAGAGCAGGGACAAAATTGCTGTCACATCTCCCTGGGACAGGGTCCAGCCTGCAACAGGGAGTGGGGGCTGAGAGCTCCTGTCTTTGCGTGGCTGTcccagcagctctccagctgctccGAGGCTGATGGCACCAATTTGCTTCCCCGAATGGCAGAGCCCTGAGCTTGTGCATgctcatcccccccccccccccaagggggTCAGTCCTTACTGGGGCTTTCTACAAGCTCTACTGTGCTTCCTTCACCCTGGATTGGCCGTTGGAAATGGCCTGCTGAAATCCTGGAGAGTTGCCCCAGGTCAGGTCTGAAATCCCACGTGTCCCCCCCCTTGTCCGCAGGCATTGGCAGCCCAGCCTCTGACTGCTGCCTGAAGTACAGCCAGAACAACATCCCACCTGGCCGGGTCAAGTCCTACAGCCTGCAGGGACCTGAATCGGGCTGCCTGCTGCGCGCAGTCGTGTGAGTATCCCAGAGCAGTCGGGTCCTCCGGACCTCTCTCCCCTGTAGCCTCCTGTCCGCCTCTGTAGTAGCCCCACAGCAAACATTTCTGCCTCGATGTCCAGGTTCACCACCAGGAAGAACAAGAAGCTCTGTGCCTCCCCGACTGACCGCACCGTCCAGGGGCTGATGCAGAAGCTGGACAAGAAGAAAGCGCAGTCCACGGCGTCACGGAGGAAAGCATCGCGGCAGAAGGGGCAGCGCACCTAGGTCGGCCCTGAAGAGGTAGGTGGGGCGAGCGGTGGGCGCTGGGCAGTGGCGTGAGGACGCTGCCCCGTGAGCTGCCCGTGCCCCGTGGCTCCTCGCGGGTTGGAGGGAGGCACCTGGCTGAGCCAGGGAAGGAGCACGGAGGCAGTTAGGACACGGCTCCCCCCAGAGCGGTGGTCGCCTTCGGATGCGGTTTCCTTCCAGAGCTGCTGAGCGGGGCAGTGCCTCAAGCAAGGGCACGGTGGGGTTAACCGCCCTCCCCTTCTGCCTCTCCCTAGGACGGACGCCTTCCCCACGGACGGACTGCCTGGACACGGACACCTGGAGAGCGCCGGaggccggccccggccggggcgaGGCCGGGCCAGCCGAGGGGGCTGCccccctgccccgcggcccccccggcgctgccgcccctGCCGCCGAGTCGCCCCCGCCGCGGTCCCGGGCTTTCCGCAacggcggcccccgcgcccccagGACGCCGCCGCACCGGGgagcgctgccccggcggctgCGCCAGCTCCGGGGGCGCCCGGCAGGATGGCAGCTTTTCCTTCGactgtttggggaggggggttatacgtttgtatttatatttaaagaccGTGCTTTCACTCAGTCTCCCTGGAGGGCTCTACTTTTGCCTCCTTGTACTTTTTACAGAGTATCCTTTATACCATAGGCTAGCTTTTCTGGAAGATTACTCCTATTTTTGTACCGAATAAACCACGGCTGCGTCTCACATCCCTCCAGCCCGGTTGCTCCTTTCGGGCTTGCTGggctgcggggcgcggggcaggcTCCGCGTCCCCCCGTCCCCGGGCCTCCTCGCAGAGCAGTCAGTACCGGCGAGAGCGGGAGTCTAGCGACAGCGGGGTGACGGGGTGGCTGCGTTTGGGGGCTGCGCTGGGGTTTCTCTTCAGCTCTTACAGCGCACTGTTGCAGTGTAGGTTGGTGAAAGATAGTCAGGATTTGTCTGCACacccttttgattttttttttaaatgcttttttttgttattattttagtaTGAAATTGTAATTCAATTAGAACAAATGTTCTTTTTGGTGGAATTTATTCCCCCTTGTTTTTGCTATTGTCAGACGTTCATTCTTAAGCCttgccttcaggaaaaaaaaagacactttcacACTTTTATCCCAAATCTAAAATGCCCGCACGTGAAAACTGTGCATGAAGCAATGCAGGTGGAGAAACGGAACAGTTTGCAAAATTCATTGCAAACACACCACAGTTGTGTGTAAATCTTTACTAAAATAAGGAGTCACTAACCCAGAGACACCATGAAGCGAGACCGCAGGGAGTGAGGAGACAGgtcctgggagcagggctgaCGGGGTCATGGCACCTACCCGTGTTTGCAAAAACCCCTCCAGTTTGCCGAGAAGGAGCCATTTGAAGGGTCCTAAGGCAGCTGCAGTGCTATTCGCTTGCAGAGACTTCGGACGTGGACTTTGGTCAATTAAGGTCTATTAAGTTGTATAATTGCGATAATAGAATTTGCAGGGCTTAACAATATCAGCAAAGGCTGCGTGTTGGCTGGAGAAAGCTTGTAGCTGAGTGTTTCTATCAAATACGTTTATCTGGCTTGATTGCTTTATTGGGCGGGTGTTTAAGTGTTCTTTAAAGACTGTATAAAGAAACTGTGAAGTCTGAGATACTGGTCTGGAGGTAAGGACAGGCGCCGAGCTTGCTCCGCGCTGCGCTCTGCTGCACGTGGGAGCCCGCGTCTGCCCGCCAGTTTTGAGACAAGatataaagcaataaaaacatactttcaACCAACCTCACTGTTTCTCGCTGTCACGATGTGCCTCCGTGGGGTAGGAAGGGCGGCAGGGGAAGGGGCCGTGCCGGGGCAGCAGGCGCCCTCGCTTGCCGCTCCTGCCTCGGCTACTGACCTGGGGTGAAGCCGTCCTGTTTGCTCCGACCGCCCTGTGCTAGGTGAGCACGAAGGGTCCTGAGAGCCTAGTAAACACGGTGacacaaactgtttttttttttttttttttttttttacacagcaTCTTTTGCACGTGGCCAAGTCGCTCTCGCTGACACTGAGCCGCCCCAAACAAGCGCCGCTTGCTCTAAGCAGCGCTTGGGCTGCTCCGCGAAAGCAGCGTTAAAGCAAGTTATCAACGAGGCGGTGCTCGGCTGGGCTGCGCTGGGAGCCGCTGCCCGCAGGCTGGGAGCCGGCTGGGGCTGTTGTGGGAGGGCTGGAGGCAGCCCGCCCCCCGGGGCTTGCTAAGGGCGGGCCGCCTCCAGGCACCGCGAGGCTGGTGCTGGTGCAGGATGAGCTGTTGTGCTGGTCTCGGTGTCAGGGGATTGTGAAATGATTGCAAACCTCCCCCCTAGAAATGAGGCCTAACCAAATACATGTGCAGGCACAAACAGCAAAGCGGGAACAGACGGCAGCAGCGAGCCAGCACGTGAAAGACAGCCTGGTTTCTCCGcggctttttttcctcttcaaaaccTAGATGGGCTTGGGGctaggagaaattaaaaatgtggcCAAGGAAGTGCCCTGGAGGCAATTTATTCTGAAAGTAGGCTTTCTGCTTTGATGCTTGTCACATGCATGGACATAAATACTTGCAAAAAGCACACACTTGAGCACGGCTACGAGTGTAGAACTGCAGCCCCACACATGGGCATTTGCATACAGCTTCCAGCTTTATTTCCGAACATTGCTTTTATGGAAAGTAACATTAGAAGAATTAGTTAGACTCTCTTACTGGAGAGGTTGGTGACTAGTGATGCTGCTGTGGTGCATGGCCCgggcagggcagcagggaaaCATTTCCAAGGAGATCCCCTGCAGGAGGCTGAAGAGAGAGGTGATGGGCTGCCATCAGCTCCCTGGAGCTGAGCTGTCCCAGGAACATGCCTGGGAGTCCTGGCAAACCCTGGTGTCCTTTACTCCTGCTGGAAACCTCATCCAGGAAAAAGCAAGCCTCCTAGGGTCAGAACTGGTGAGGAAGCACTGAGCCACAGCTGCAAATGCGGAGTGGAAGGCAAAAGAGACAGGGCACCCTTAGGGAGGGAGTCTTGGGCATGGGCACTGCCCAGCTCTCAAGATGACGAGCCCACAGACTTTGGATGAGCAAAACAGGGCAAAGAAGGTGCCCtaaaaaaagcagtgaagcagcagaggaggacGGACATGGCTATATCTCTTTGGGTTGAGCAAAACAGCCACAGCAACGGGTGCCTTGCCCCATGTGCAGAGCCAGGGCAACACTGATCTGGCCTGTGCCACAGCAGTGAGCGTGCAGAGCTGTAGAAGCccacaaaacattttcctgaggaggaaaataaaattgcaattGTGTCAAGCAGAGTGAAAAGCTAGGAGGGCTTGGCCACCCTAGAGCAGAAAGGATTAGGTGACAGGCAGAAAATATCCAGGTGAGACAAACCACAGCCTGCagccaaaagaaaggaaatcttgAACCTGGGCCAAATGATTAGCTCAGCAGATATCCAGTGCAGATGACACTCCAGGCTTGCCCTGGCATGGAGCGAGCTGTGCTGAAATGCTGGGCTGGGCTCCAGGTGGGTGCACCTGgaggcacacacagcgggtcAGCCCCTCTCCGCCACGCATTTCCCAGAAAGTGGGAGTTTGTCATGCTCCAGCACCCCCTGCTGATGCAGGGGGGTGTTTCTGGGGTTGTAAGGGGCTGTGAACATGCATGTGAGGGGCATGTTAGCTCTGACTGCAGCTTCAGGGTGGTTTCTGGTACTCTCTGTGTGCCAGTTCTGTGATGTCCAATGAGGGCTGGACACACAGCAGCTCTCCCCTTTCATCTCCCCAGATGGCTATTTTCATGTAATCTACAGGGCAGTAATTGCCTCTTGAGCCCTGTTCCCCTCTCAGATGGGGTTGGGAGTGGGCTGTGGGTTTGAGTTATTAAGTAGGACATCTGGATGATGAGAGACGTTCCTCTCCCACATGCACACTTTCTATCCTGGCTTtgagagcagagaggaggtgGGCAAGCACGTGGCAGATGATAAGCACTACTACCCTTCCTGCCCTGGGGGTTTCCCCAATCCAGGCCACTCCTTTGCACCCATTGTGTCCTAGAGATCCTCTGACCTGGACCCTCCTCTCAGCCCTTTCTTGATCTCCGTGTAGGTCCCAagtttctccccttccccacccTCTGTCCTGCTGGCTGGAGCCCTTCAGCAAACCCACTCCTTCCAGCCTTAGCATGTTCTCCTATAGCTGGTCCTCCTTCCATCTGCTTGGAACCCCCAAGCCCCTCCATTTCCCATCCTGGTGAGGATTGCAGACCTTCTTCAGGGCTGCATTTCTCCAAGAGGCTGTGGAAGAGCCCCCATCCACCTCCAAGGATGTCCCACAGCAAGGCAATCACGAGCCGTGTCTCGAAGCCCCAGGACTTTCATTCTGACCTTTGTGCTTTAGATCTGTCCACAGGCAAGTCTAGGGTGCAACTGTACCTGGCATCCCTTGAGCCAAGCCACATGGGAGATGACAAGGAAAGAGCTGAAAGGCTGGTTTTGCACAGATATGAGAGCTGCTCCCCACCCATCCCTTCCTGAAATTCTGCAGAGAGGTTGCAGCAAGGCAGACAGGTGGTGAGATGGCAGGGAGCTAGGGCCGGGGGCATTGCTGGCCACAGCAACCAGAAGACACCACGCTAAACAAGCACATCCCACAACAGCACTTCTCTGTGGGCAGGCACCTAATCCACTCTGAGATGGAAAATCCTGCACAAGGCATAAGTGTGTTTGCAAgactgctgctttctgccttcCACTTGTGATGTGCTACACCCAAGCCATGTTTGGCAGGGAAGGGGTCAACACCTGTGCAGCTGTCCTCTCCATCCCTGCCCATCTCCAGATGAGATGCAGGTGCTCACACTCAGCTTTGAGATACTCCAGGGGATCTCTCCTAGCTTTCACCATCATGGTGAAAAGCATGCAGTGCTTCAAGAACTCTCTGAGGATACCTGCATGAAGCCTGGCCAGTCATCTCTGAATGCCCAGGACATGGGGAGCAACCAGTGCCAGGCTTGTGCCCAGAGCCCCAGCTTTACTGtagcagggaaggaggaagagagagaaggaagagacaCATGCAAGGGTAAAAAGCCATTGACAAGGATGAAGATGAGACCCTCTCCCATTACCACCAGCAAGAGTTAGGCATATCCCCAGATTCCCTAAGGACTGTCATGAGACTCTGAGGGATATTAGAAAAATTCCTCTTGCCGAGGGACCTGTATATTGCAGGGACCCAGGGAGATGGATGCTTCTCAGGTAGGTTGAGAGGGACACAGCTCAAACAACTTGGCCCTGCTGTCCATCACACCCAGGGACCTCAGAGATAACGACACTGAAGGCAACAAATGTCAAGACAGAGGGGTGCTTGTGGAGCAGGAACGGGATCTTTAGCATCCCTCTTAACTAGGCCTCCAGGACTATCTTTACTTCCTCTGGACAAAGGCAGTTGGCTCATTTCCTTCTCTAAAAACTCCATTTAAGCCAGATCAACCAGATTCTCCTCAGCTAGAGGGGAGCCAGCAAGACAGCAGAGCCCTGAGCCCCATGGCTGGCTGTGGTCCCAGTCCCCAGGCAGCACTGGTGACTGCGCAGAAGGCTCTCCCATGCTAAGCTGCCATAGTGGATACAAAGGAAATCAAAGCAGCTATGATGGCCCAGAGGCAAACACAGCCAGGCCAGATCCTGCCCCAGGGACTAGCCATGTCTGGAATTTGCTGGAATTCCCCCTTTGTCTTTCCCAGCTCCCTTGCTTGGATGTGGAAAGGAGACCACTGCAAGACCACTGCAAGCTccaggagggtgctggggggatGCAGACAGTGTGGCTGGTCCTCCCCAAGGAGAAGCTGGGGATGGAGCGCTCACACAGCCTATCTGCATTTTGATGAATTGCATTTCCCATGGGGATCTCACCACCCTCGCTGTTTCCACTTTCATTAGCAACCGCGTTGTTGAGGCTGCCGCAGGGGTGGATTCTCAGGGATATGTCCGcctgcagtgcagctgcacGGGGCTGGAACTCCCGTGCTCCGCACAAGGCTTCAGCAGGCCAACACACACAACActctcccctgctcccagaTAATGATGTCAGATCCCCTGTCCGTTCCCTACCAGTGTGTTTCTCAAGCCTGGATTCCCAAATATCCTCTCTTCCCTGTCTGCCCCCTCTCTTCTGGCCCGTACACATTGCACTGCTTCCCCGCAGCTCCTGACTCAGCTCCGTgagggggatggggacacctCTGTGCATATCGCAGTAACGGACTTCAGAGATGACCACTCGCTTCTTAGAAACCCTGCTGACCCCAGCACAGGGAGAAACCCACCACATCCCCCTTTCACAATGCCAGCGGAAAGCCCCTTTCCTCACCCTCTGGAGCCTTTGCTGGGGGGCAGGCTGGGCTTTCACCCACTTGGCACACAGACAGCTCCTGGAAGGAGCCTGAGCCTCTCTTTCCCAGCCATGTGTCAGCAAGGACTGCGAGTGGCTCACGAGCATGAGCAGGAGTCCCCACCACCTGGCTCAGGTCGCTGGCAGCTGATGGCAGTTAAGGGGTTAACCCACACCAGGATGTATTTCCAAGACGAGACACACGGACACATGTGGCTACCCTGGAGCCAGCCACAGCCAGGAGTCCCTTGTGCCGGGGAAGTGGCTGAATCAGAGCCACTTGCCATGGGGGGACCCTAGCAGTGCCTGGAGGTGGTTCTCATGAGGGGACCCACACCACCCTGGTGAACTTGCCAGCCCTTGGGCATGCTCCAGAAGCAGCAAAACCCACTGAATGTGCAAGGAGCCCAGGGTTCATCGTCAGCTCCCCCTGCACTGCCGCCTGCGCGACACCGCTCTGGCAGAGCCCCTCTCGGGAAGAACAGGCTCCAGAttaaaagagtttgttcccaGTGGTCAGCAGCCAGCAGCTATCATCCTCCCTGCTGTGGGCTGTCCTCAGCACAACCCTGGGAAGATCAACGGAAACCAGGTCCAAGAGCCAGCCTGCATCCCCAAAACTCCCAAAAAGGCTGGGGCTGATGACTGATGCTAATCCTCTGCTGCCTACATTTCCTCTCTGTCAGCCAAGATGTCTCTCTGATAAAGAGGGTTTGTGAGTGATAAAAAGAAGCAGGTGCTGACTGAAGTTAATGTAGTACATCCTGTTTTTACTGTTTGCCCTGCCCATTGGCACCTTCCTAATCTGTCTGTCATGGGGATAGCCTGCTGGGGCATGGGAGCAGTTGGATACAGGGCTTTGGTGCATCTCTCCCATGGTGGGAGCCTGTGGTGGTGCAGTGACAGGGGCATCTTGGGCTGAGGGCACAGCTGGAGCCTCCTCTTGCTTTTTACTGTGGATTGGTGAAGGGCCAGAGTTCTCTAGCTGCAGGATTTATACATCCAGGAAGAGCCCAGGGAACCACTAACCTATTCAAGTCTCAACCCTGTGGCTTATCACCAGATGGGTGCTTGTCACCGTGTAAGAGCTCCGCAGCGCTCCTCATCAAGGAGCAATGAAAGGCCAAGCCTGCAGCAAGGGAGAAGGTGGAGGGACAAAGATCTTGCTCTATGGTTTGGCCATCTTCACTGGGAACATTTTTTACTGGTAGCTAATGGGAATTTCCCTTGATGCAGCttgtgctgctgcctcccaccCTGTCCCTCGGCCCCTCCAAGTAGGTGCTGACTCTGGTGCCTCTCCAAACCCATATCAGGCAATTGCTGATAACAAAGAGACCCCTTcaccttcccttccccaggctgcacAGACCCACTGCTCTCAGCATCCTGTATGCCATCTATCAGGACTGAAGCAGGCTGGTTAAGGGACCTCACCGCAGGAGGCACTGACCTGATGATGATCCATCTTCTCCAGGAGAAAATGGTCCTGAGTGCAGGACTGCAGTGCAGATTTGCAAGAGAAGCACTGGTCTTTGCCCCCTGTAGTGCCTGCACAGCCAAGGAACTGCTCTGCAACAGTGCAGATAGCCTCCGCAGGGATTTCTGCTCTTGTGTCAAGAAATTTGTTTCCAGAAAAGTCTGTAGTTGCCATTGGTTGCTGGCCTGCTGGCTGAGATGCCTGGAAGCATGCTGCCTTTTGATAAGTGAGCTTGTGGCCTTGGAGCAGAGCACGCAGGCCAGATCTCCTCCCTGCCAATGCCAGCATGGAGATGACCTGGAGCCAGAGTGGTCAGACACTGTGCTATAGATGTGCTGAGCACCCAGGCTttggggagggcaggaggagtcAGCTGGCTCCTGTGACTGGGTCAGGGAGACCCAGGGGATCAAGGCAAACCCCAAGAGCCGAGCAGCAAAGCAGATTCTTCCAGCACAGAGACGTATCTTGGGAGAGGGTCTGAGGCCCTCTTTCTGACCTCAGAAAGGTTGATGAGGGTTGACCCATTTGGGAACATCTCAGAGATTTCTTGGAGGAAGCACTGGGAAATGTGCAGGATGAAACCTCAGATGGGCTTGCCCTGGGCTCAAATGGGCTTTCTCAGATGGAGGGGACACCAGGGCAACCCTGGCTCTGACCAACAGGCCCTGTGCCCAGGCTACCATCAGCAGAGAGGACATGAAGGTGTTTGCTTCCAGACTGGAGAGTAGCTGGCTGCAGGAAACACAGCCAGGACCTTCGGGAACTGCTAGAAGATTGCAATCCAGCCTCTGGCAAGACTTGTTGCAACTTCCCACCCTTCtataaaagaaagtgaaagcCACGGACTGGAAGGATAAATAGGCAGCGGAGCACCAGCATGAGAGCACAGAGAAGCAGTTCAGAGTGCTCACTTCTCCTGTCCGGAGGACCGCTGCCGGCTCCCAGCCCAACTTCTGCCTGAAGTCAGCAGCAAAATGCAGCACCCGAATCTGCTGTGCCTCGGCCTCCTGGTGCTGGGATGTGTCCTGAATGGTAAGAGGGAACCTCTTTGGGTGCTTTACttgcagaagggaaaggaacCAGCTTCTTGTCCCTTTTCGGGTTTCCAGCAGACA is a window of Rhea pennata isolate bPtePen1 chromosome Z, bPtePen1.pri, whole genome shotgun sequence DNA encoding:
- the CCL21 gene encoding C-C motif chemokine 21 translates to MALRLLLPLLLLAAALLVYVAQGIGSPASDCCLKYSQNNIPPGRVKSYSLQGPESGCLLRAVVFTTRKNKKLCASPTDRTVQGLMQKLDKKKAQSTASRRKASRQKGQRT